A genomic stretch from Marinimicrobium sp. C6131 includes:
- a CDS encoding vWA domain-containing protein gives MKPGLGVVWRGVIAAALLGALSLISACSDTQRPDNRAVYLLLDTSGTYTEELDKAQSLIAYLLGSLDSGDSMAVALIDGGSFTEKNIVAKVTFDDRPSVANGQKRAFKETLDEVLGGIERGAANTDITGGVIQGHDYLTETGAGQRYLFVFSDLEEDLQEGQIRDFPIDMSGVEVVALNVTKLRRDNIDPRDYAKRLEHWQGRVESGGGQWRVINDLERLGDMIQWR, from the coding sequence ATGAAGCCCGGCCTCGGTGTCGTTTGGCGCGGCGTTATCGCCGCCGCGCTGCTCGGTGCACTGAGCCTCATCAGCGCCTGCAGCGACACCCAGCGCCCGGATAACCGCGCCGTGTATCTGCTGCTGGATACCTCCGGGACCTACACCGAGGAACTGGACAAAGCGCAGTCATTGATTGCCTATCTGTTGGGTTCGCTGGACAGTGGTGATTCGATGGCGGTGGCCCTGATTGACGGCGGCAGCTTTACCGAGAAAAACATCGTCGCGAAAGTCACCTTTGACGATCGTCCGAGTGTGGCCAATGGCCAGAAGCGGGCGTTCAAGGAAACGTTGGACGAGGTGTTGGGGGGTATCGAGCGAGGGGCCGCCAATACCGACATCACCGGCGGCGTGATTCAGGGCCACGACTATCTGACTGAAACCGGCGCCGGACAGCGCTACCTGTTTGTGTTCTCCGATCTGGAGGAAGATCTTCAGGAGGGGCAGATCCGGGACTTTCCCATCGATATGTCCGGGGTGGAAGTCGTGGCCCTGAACGTCACCAAGCTGCGCCGGGACAACATCGACCCGCGGGATTACGCCAAGCGCCTGGAGCACTGGCAGGGCCGGGTGGAGTCCGGCGGCGGCCAGTGGCGGGTGATCAATGACCTGGAGCGGCTGGGCGACATGATTCAGTGGCGGTGA